A stretch of the Marinobacter sp. JH2 genome encodes the following:
- a CDS encoding MarR family transcriptional regulator, with translation MRDQFPFAVARVTRRWRKMLDERLKDLGVTQARWSTMVYLKEGGEGLTQRELASLMAIENPTLVRLLDSLEQQNLIERRACPKDRRARRLHLTDEGVSFMEELTERANELREEMLDGISDKEIESALTVFHKIMENAEAQK, from the coding sequence GTGAGAGATCAATTTCCGTTTGCGGTTGCTCGTGTTACTCGCCGCTGGCGCAAAATGCTGGATGAGCGCTTGAAAGATCTGGGAGTTACTCAAGCTCGCTGGAGCACCATGGTTTATCTGAAGGAAGGTGGCGAAGGTCTGACCCAGCGAGAGTTGGCCAGTTTGATGGCGATCGAGAACCCAACGTTGGTTAGGCTGTTGGACAGCCTGGAGCAGCAGAATTTGATCGAGCGTCGCGCCTGCCCTAAAGACCGTCGCGCCCGAAGGTTGCACCTGACTGATGAGGGGGTGAGCTTTATGGAGGAATTGACCGAACGTGCAAACGAGCTTCGTGAAGAAATGCTCGACGGAATTTCCGACAAAGAGATCGAGAGCGCACTGACTGTATTCCATAAGATCATGGAAAACGCAGAAGCGCAGAAATAA
- a CDS encoding L,D-transpeptidase family protein — translation MLLKYVVSLVLSLALWAPMLAAAATSQASPAGTSKDANGAKVDRSPRVPTFSLNGDLAGDLQVFTTAYEDTFAGIGNELALGYLELVKANPGIDPWLPGEGTHITLPRMYVLPDSNREGIVINLAEYRLYYFTDSGVQVYPVGVGTEDNPSPLTNAKVTMPLESPAWYPPASIRAEYEASGDYLPRMIPPGPDNPLGSHALMLSEKGYLIHGTNKQFGVGMAVSHGCFRMYNEDISRFAYQVSKGTPVQVIREPVKVGASGGEIWLEVHRPREDYTAEDREELWRETMAKVEAFQKQHPNTQVKRMAIEVAVDQADGIPRMIGEKLTQVAADESAEKAKPEKTATSGQTLYF, via the coding sequence ATGCTGTTGAAATACGTTGTTTCTCTGGTGCTGAGCCTTGCTCTATGGGCTCCCATGCTGGCGGCGGCCGCAACCAGCCAGGCATCGCCTGCTGGAACGTCTAAGGATGCGAACGGCGCCAAGGTTGATCGCTCACCCCGCGTGCCTACCTTTTCCCTGAACGGCGATCTGGCCGGTGATCTGCAGGTGTTCACCACCGCCTATGAAGATACCTTTGCCGGTATCGGCAACGAGCTGGCCTTAGGGTATCTGGAACTGGTAAAAGCGAATCCGGGGATTGATCCGTGGTTACCGGGGGAAGGTACCCATATTACCTTGCCGAGAATGTATGTACTGCCGGATTCCAATCGCGAGGGTATCGTAATCAATCTGGCGGAATACCGTCTCTATTATTTCACCGACAGCGGTGTGCAGGTGTATCCGGTCGGAGTAGGCACGGAGGATAACCCATCTCCGCTGACCAACGCCAAGGTCACCATGCCGCTGGAATCACCAGCCTGGTATCCACCCGCAAGCATCCGTGCGGAGTATGAAGCATCCGGAGATTATCTGCCGCGGATGATTCCACCAGGGCCGGACAACCCCTTGGGTTCGCACGCTCTGATGCTTAGTGAAAAAGGCTATCTGATTCATGGCACCAATAAGCAGTTCGGTGTCGGAATGGCGGTTAGCCACGGTTGTTTTCGCATGTATAACGAGGACATTTCCCGCTTCGCTTACCAGGTATCCAAGGGCACACCTGTGCAGGTGATCCGTGAGCCGGTGAAGGTTGGAGCTTCTGGCGGTGAAATCTGGCTGGAAGTGCACCGTCCCCGTGAAGATTACACGGCGGAGGATCGGGAAGAGCTATGGCGTGAAACCATGGCGAAAGTCGAAGCATTCCAGAAGCAGCATCCGAATACTCAGGTCAAACGAATGGCTATTGAGGTTGCGGTTGATCAGGCTGATGGGATTCCCAGAATGATCGGTGAGAAGCTGACGCAAGTTGCTGCGGATGAGAGCGCGGAAAAAGCCAAGCCCGAAAAAACCGCAACATCCGGGCAAACCCTGTATTTCTGA
- a CDS encoding DHA2 family efflux MFS transporter permease subunit, which produces MADNTIAGLEARYGERWRWLAVATVVLGTMATVLSATVVNVALHDIMLEFGLRQGTVHWLATGFIAAMTTTMLASAWLLDRFGVRKTLAIAMALFAVISVAGGFAQTPAQLISARVGQGAMAGLMQPMGMYLVFRIFPADRRGQAMGIYGMGVILAPALGPVLGGFLVDQFNWRYVMFAPAPVTLMGVLMAWRFLPVPVSRPARYAFDWPGLVMLGAIVGLTLDTLTRLQMLEGHELRLLVQAVMVLLLMMTFIRRERTIKHPLVNLALLRQPVFLYATIGAMALGLALFGSTYLIPLFVQTTLGFSATEAGLLMLPAGVVLGFIFPLSGRLADKRSARSLVLFGIGVFALSAVLFASTGHFAGFGWLTLWAVLGRIGIGFMLPALSMGALNPLPPELMGAGSSSINFARQLGGALGVNMVALTIEFGEHQNGIPTLQAFESAWWLVATFVALAAIPIWKMRV; this is translated from the coding sequence TTGGCGGATAATACGATTGCCGGGCTTGAGGCCCGCTATGGTGAACGTTGGCGGTGGCTGGCTGTTGCCACTGTTGTACTTGGCACGATGGCAACGGTACTCAGCGCGACTGTCGTCAACGTCGCGCTTCACGATATTATGCTGGAGTTCGGTTTGCGCCAAGGAACCGTTCACTGGTTAGCCACCGGTTTTATTGCGGCCATGACCACCACCATGTTGGCGTCCGCTTGGTTGCTTGACCGCTTCGGTGTGCGTAAAACCCTCGCGATCGCAATGGCGTTGTTTGCTGTGATTTCGGTGGCCGGTGGTTTTGCCCAAACCCCGGCCCAATTGATCTCTGCTCGAGTGGGCCAGGGTGCTATGGCGGGTTTGATGCAGCCGATGGGCATGTACCTTGTGTTCCGAATCTTTCCGGCCGATCGGCGGGGTCAGGCCATGGGTATATACGGCATGGGTGTCATTTTGGCGCCTGCGTTGGGGCCTGTGCTCGGTGGTTTTCTTGTCGATCAATTCAATTGGCGTTATGTCATGTTCGCCCCTGCCCCGGTGACCTTGATGGGTGTTCTGATGGCCTGGCGCTTTCTGCCGGTTCCTGTATCCCGGCCTGCGCGTTACGCCTTTGATTGGCCGGGGTTGGTGATGTTGGGTGCGATTGTCGGCTTGACCCTGGATACCCTGACACGGCTTCAGATGCTCGAAGGCCATGAACTTAGGTTGCTTGTGCAGGCCGTCATGGTCTTGCTTCTAATGATGACCTTCATCAGACGTGAGCGAACAATCAAGCATCCGCTGGTGAACCTCGCGTTGTTGCGACAGCCTGTTTTTCTGTATGCCACCATCGGTGCTATGGCACTTGGGCTGGCGCTTTTCGGTTCTACTTATCTCATTCCACTTTTTGTGCAAACCACGTTGGGATTTTCGGCTACCGAAGCAGGTTTGCTGATGCTGCCTGCGGGTGTGGTGCTTGGCTTTATCTTCCCGCTCTCCGGCCGGCTAGCGGATAAGCGGAGCGCACGCAGTTTGGTGTTGTTCGGCATTGGCGTATTTGCGCTTTCCGCGGTTCTGTTTGCCTCAACAGGGCACTTTGCCGGTTTTGGTTGGCTGACGTTGTGGGCAGTGCTTGGTCGTATCGGCATAGGTTTTATGTTGCCAGCCCTCTCAATGGGTGCCTTAAACCCATTGCCGCCGGAACTTATGGGTGCAGGCTCCAGCAGTATCAATTTTGCCCGTCAGCTTGGTGGTGCGTTGGGTGTGAATATGGTGGCATTGACCATCGAGTTTGGTGAACATCAAAATGGTATACCTACGCTGCAGGCGTTCGAGTCCGCTTGGTGGTTGGTCGCCACTTTCGTCGCGCTGGCGGCCATACCGATCTGGAAAATGCGCGTTTAG